A single region of the Candidatus Dependentiae bacterium genome encodes:
- a CDS encoding UDP-N-acetylglucosamine--N-acetylmuramyl-(pentapeptide) pyrophosphoryl-undecaprenol N-acetylglucosamine transferase, giving the protein MENKKNVKYHRICFVAGKSGGHILPCITLAQQMLNKHPQYEVMFFSTATALDKQLVNSSAIIRHYIPLTLQAFPHKSIVRYPKFLWHLVSSFVTSFYYLYKLKPEGVISTGGHISIPVCLAARLLKIPIELYELNVIPGKAIKFLAPFAYKIWICFEQSTSYFPGNRCTLTNYPMKFTDYKKLSREDALATIQFSPQRKTVVILGGSQGSLFINAAMRQTLENFPQLAQNIQIIHQTGAYDTTDWQSFYASMDLPALVFSYSDELATYYAAADIVMCRSGAGTLAEVSFFDKPCITIPLETATTKHQVDNAVAAAQTRPDLFTIVKQEDIDQDRKTLHNAITSLL; this is encoded by the coding sequence ATGGAAAACAAAAAAAACGTAAAATATCATCGTATTTGTTTTGTTGCGGGTAAATCAGGAGGGCATATCCTCCCTTGCATAACCTTGGCCCAACAAATGCTTAACAAGCACCCTCAATACGAGGTAATGTTTTTTTCAACGGCCACAGCGCTCGACAAACAATTGGTCAATAGTAGTGCCATTATACGGCACTACATCCCGTTGACGCTCCAAGCATTCCCCCATAAAAGCATTGTACGTTATCCAAAATTTTTATGGCACTTGGTATCATCGTTTGTTACCAGCTTCTATTATTTATATAAACTTAAACCTGAAGGCGTGATTAGTACCGGTGGCCATATTTCCATACCCGTGTGCTTAGCCGCGCGCCTACTCAAAATTCCTATCGAACTCTATGAGCTCAACGTGATTCCTGGCAAAGCTATTAAATTTTTAGCACCATTTGCTTATAAAATTTGGATATGCTTTGAACAAAGTACCAGCTACTTTCCTGGCAACCGATGTACCCTGACAAACTATCCAATGAAATTCACCGACTACAAAAAACTATCTCGCGAAGATGCATTGGCAACAATACAATTTTCTCCGCAAAGAAAAACAGTCGTAATACTTGGCGGCTCACAAGGATCATTGTTTATTAATGCTGCCATGCGCCAAACACTAGAAAACTTTCCACAATTAGCGCAAAACATTCAAATCATTCATCAAACAGGTGCCTATGATACCACTGACTGGCAATCATTTTACGCATCTATGGATCTGCCCGCATTGGTATTCAGTTATAGCGATGAATTAGCAACCTATTACGCTGCCGCCGATATCGTTATGTGCCGATCTGGCGCAGGTACTTTGGCTGAAGTCAGCTTCTTTGATAAACCATGCATTACCATTCCTCTTGAAACCGCTACAACAAAACATCAAGTTGATAACGCAGTTGCCGCCGCACAAACACGTCCAGATTTATTTACGATTGTCAAACAAGAAGACATAGACCAAGATCGTAAAACCTTGCATAATGCCATCACATCGTTATTATAA
- a CDS encoding PBP1A family penicillin-binding protein, with the protein MKSILNYLFITFILVSSCLLGACFYIVYNHSVDFSVLEQYDHAKPSIVLDDEGHEWARFQLDKREPIALYQMPPHLIHAFIAAEDWNFFNHAGISWRGIIRSTLVNLYHRRKVQGASTITQQLVKLLFFDSKKTFERKIKEQLLALLVERQFTKEQILETYLNHVCFGCGIYGVQAASQRFWKKNAADISPAQAATLAAIVRSPAHYCPLVSAPLAEKRRNIILHSMMKLSFITHEAYEQARNKPLEVIQDEQDSLAPHLRETIRLHVEGLFGREMLYGGGLHIKTTLNKNIQQKATKAFRDQCLHLKNTLASDIDGALISIEAKTGQIKALIGGHDFSSSKFNRALQARRQIGSTIKPLIYAAALQAGMSFADVMVDEPYELLQQNGTMWQPNNYNKQFDGPITLAHALSHSNNIVAIKTLLAVGAQPVIGLARACNMTGPFHSYPSLALGCVDGSLYEVTGMFNIFANNGEYVEPHYLTWIKDAWGTKIWKSKPQHRRVMSSRVSGQVVKVLTHSLERVRWYWPTPWLDCEALSKTGTTNDSRTCWFAGSTPELTTVVYIGRDDNRSMGENIYPVKTAFPIWMQVHSGLPSRQKQFAYDPSLKELRINEKTGAPVYGASVPGTLSIMV; encoded by the coding sequence ATGAAATCCATACTAAACTATTTATTTATCACCTTTATTCTCGTCAGCTCATGCCTCTTGGGCGCCTGTTTTTATATTGTATATAATCACAGCGTCGACTTTTCGGTTCTTGAGCAGTACGACCACGCAAAGCCCTCCATTGTTTTGGATGACGAGGGTCATGAGTGGGCCAGGTTTCAACTGGACAAACGAGAGCCTATTGCTCTCTATCAAATGCCTCCCCATTTGATTCATGCTTTTATTGCCGCAGAGGATTGGAATTTTTTCAATCATGCGGGGATTTCGTGGCGTGGGATTATTCGATCCACGTTAGTTAATCTCTATCATCGGCGTAAGGTGCAGGGGGCTAGCACCATTACGCAGCAGCTGGTCAAACTGCTCTTTTTCGATTCTAAAAAAACGTTCGAGCGTAAAATTAAGGAACAACTATTAGCGCTTCTTGTAGAACGTCAATTCACTAAAGAACAAATTTTGGAAACATATTTGAACCACGTTTGTTTTGGTTGTGGTATTTATGGGGTGCAGGCAGCAAGTCAACGATTTTGGAAAAAAAATGCTGCCGACATATCGCCCGCCCAAGCTGCAACTTTAGCGGCTATTGTACGTTCGCCTGCTCATTATTGTCCTCTTGTGTCGGCACCATTGGCAGAAAAAAGGCGCAATATAATTTTGCATTCTATGATGAAGCTTTCTTTTATTACCCACGAAGCTTATGAGCAAGCGCGCAACAAGCCTCTAGAAGTTATACAGGACGAGCAAGATTCTCTTGCGCCACATTTGCGCGAGACTATTCGCTTGCATGTAGAAGGACTGTTTGGCAGAGAAATGCTTTATGGCGGTGGTCTGCATATCAAAACAACGTTAAATAAAAACATTCAGCAAAAAGCTACCAAAGCGTTTCGCGATCAATGTCTACATTTAAAAAACACGCTGGCATCTGATATTGATGGCGCATTGATTTCTATTGAGGCAAAAACTGGCCAAATCAAAGCACTTATTGGTGGGCATGATTTCAGTAGCTCAAAATTTAATCGCGCGTTGCAGGCACGGCGCCAAATAGGATCAACTATAAAACCATTGATATATGCGGCGGCATTGCAGGCTGGTATGAGTTTTGCAGATGTCATGGTTGACGAGCCGTATGAATTATTACAACAAAATGGCACCATGTGGCAGCCAAACAACTATAATAAACAGTTTGATGGTCCCATAACTTTGGCTCATGCATTGTCTCATTCTAACAACATTGTTGCGATAAAAACTTTGCTTGCCGTCGGAGCTCAGCCGGTAATTGGTTTAGCTCGTGCTTGTAATATGACCGGCCCTTTCCATAGTTATCCATCATTAGCTCTGGGATGTGTTGACGGCTCGTTATACGAAGTGACCGGCATGTTTAATATATTTGCTAATAATGGTGAGTATGTTGAGCCTCATTATCTGACATGGATTAAAGATGCGTGGGGAACAAAAATTTGGAAAAGTAAACCACAACACCGTCGTGTAATGAGCTCACGGGTTAGTGGACAGGTTGTCAAAGTGCTTACGCATTCTTTAGAGCGTGTGCGTTGGTATTGGCCTACGCCGTGGTTGGATTGTGAGGCGCTCAGTAAAACAGGTACGACTAATGATTCGCGTACCTGTTGGTTTGCGGGGTCAACGCCAGAATTAACGACGGTTGTCTATATTGGGCGCGATGACAATCGCTCTATGGGAGAAAATATTTATCCTGTAAAAACAGCATTTCCTATTTGGATGCAGGTGCATAGTGGATTGCCTTCGCGGCAAAAACAGTTTGCGTACGATCCATCATTAAAAGAATTACGCATTAACGAAAAAACGGGAGCACCTGTTTATGGAGCGAGCGTCCCTGGTACATTGTCAATTATGGTGTAA
- a CDS encoding PASTA domain-containing protein produces MFKTIKNLLWTLPFISFITGYVTLTVLYPQKELETPALVGKNTQEAFMILSRQGLNPRLLTFKEDALLPEGTIISQTPSSLQKIKQNQSVFLVISTQPAKKQTPSLVTKSLPAIAADLEQQHIRFKSYIVDNSAPKDLCIAQWPMPGQLLDANPITLYISAGPHKKVLVPDLKNKPIEHVIEALNAQDITTEVLHYPTQPDGHHCTHCLIIDQRPLAGSIMRLDTEKPFLMQLQVQPSAS; encoded by the coding sequence ATGTTCAAAACAATCAAAAATCTCCTTTGGACCCTCCCGTTTATAAGCTTTATAACGGGCTACGTTACGCTCACTGTTCTCTATCCCCAAAAAGAGCTCGAAACTCCTGCTTTAGTAGGAAAGAATACTCAAGAAGCTTTTATGATTTTATCTCGACAAGGTCTCAACCCTCGTTTGTTAACCTTCAAAGAAGATGCCCTATTGCCAGAGGGAACGATCATAAGTCAAACCCCATCATCACTGCAAAAAATAAAACAAAATCAATCAGTTTTTTTGGTTATCTCAACCCAACCAGCAAAAAAACAAACGCCTAGCCTCGTGACAAAATCGTTACCCGCAATCGCCGCTGATCTTGAACAACAACACATCCGTTTTAAATCCTACATAGTTGATAATTCAGCTCCAAAAGATCTATGTATTGCCCAATGGCCCATGCCAGGCCAATTACTCGATGCCAATCCCATAACGCTTTACATTTCAGCCGGCCCTCATAAAAAAGTATTGGTTCCCGATCTGAAAAATAAACCCATAGAACACGTGATTGAAGCGCTGAACGCTCAAGACATTACAACTGAAGTGCTTCACTATCCAACGCAGCCAGATGGCCACCACTGCACGCATTGCCTCATCATAGATCAACGACCACTGGCCGGATCTATCATGAGACTTGATACAGAAAAACCCTTCCTCATGCAGCTACAAGTTCAGCCTTCCGCTTCGTAG